ATTCAGCACGTATTTCTTTTTTAACAGTTTCATCTTCAAGGATTTTTAATTTCATTGAATCTGTTAAAATTGATACATACCCAACAATAACCCCATCACAAATTACCAAATGAGTTAGGCTTAAATTCAAATCTTGCTGATTCAATGCATCATTTTTTAAAAAATTTGTCAAATCTTCCGATTCACATTCAAAATCATCTAAGTCATGGTTTTCATTTAGTGTCTCAAAAATATAATTCTCTTTAATATATTCGATATCCATACTCATCATCCCAATAAGATTAACAACTGATTGCATGCAAAAAAGGGCATTTTCTTTACCACTGTTTGAAAGGTTCGGCTTTTGGTGAAGGAACGGATTGATGATACGCAATAATTGTTTAGTATTAGGAGCATAAGTTACACGCATTTTACCATCAGTAGCTTTGAGTTTAAACCTTACGATATTTTCGTAAGGTTGACAGGATTCCTCGGATAATTTTTTTAAGTCAGCGCAGTACCTATTTGGATTTTTACTTTCTGTAAGGACTGCTATGACATCTATTACTGAATAGTGGCAATCCTCGATTTCAAGACCTCCATTTAGTCCTTATCTTATACTCTTCAAATAATTTGATAGCATATTTTTCATCCATAATAGTTCCTCATTTCATTCAATTAAGGATGAATTACCTATTATATATTAAATTAAAAATTATAAATAATTTTTGTTTGAAATGAAAGCAATTTTACGAAGTGATGACAATATTACAAAGGGAGGAGCAATATTTCAATGTCAGACAATGACATGTCTAAAGAAAACCAGATGTAATTGTGAAATGCCGCCACATCCCATGAATTTTTTAAAGTGAAAATTAAAAATCCCACGAACGATGAACCAGACGAATAAACACACAGACGGCAATTTACACCAACCTATGTGAAAACATGTCCATCAAATCTAAAATCAGCCTCACACCTCAAACATGACAATGCCCAAATGGATTTTCATGGCCCCAAACAGAAAACGGAAAGCTCACATAAATTTAATTTTTCACGACTTAACAGACTATAGACAACCACGCCCTACAGCCGA
The genomic region above belongs to Methanobrevibacter sp. and contains:
- a CDS encoding N-acetyltransferase — encoded protein: MRVTYAPNTKQLLRIINPFLHQKPNLSNSGKENALFCMQSVVNLIGMMSMDIEYIKENYIFETLNENHDLDDFECESEDLTNFLKNDALNQQDLNLSLTHLVICDGVIVGYVSILTDSMKLKILEDETVKKEIRAELNITENNEMPAIKIGRFAIDKEYAHKGLGKHVFRNVLLSILDISQNIVGLRFITVDAYASAFWFYVDKNNFKYRKNDQKLVDNMDEIIKIDSERSFTLYKDLKSI